A genomic window from Sulfurospirillum multivorans DSM 12446 includes:
- the dinD gene encoding DNA damage-inducible protein D, which yields MKQELIVDLQSRFNAISHNTNDENVEFWYARDLQTILGYDKWENFFKVIEKAKISCENSQIEVTDHFLDVRKMVEIGSNAQREIADVVLTRYACYLIAQNGDSSKEQIAFAQTYFALQTRKQELIEQRIELEDRLKARNKLKNSETELSKNIYERGVDDKGFGRIRSQGDGALFGGYNTKDMKDKLGISSGRVLADFLPTVTITAKNLATEITNHNVKQNNLYGENSITHEHVTNNKNVRKLLVESGIKPEELPPSQDLQKLERKVKSDEKKLIKSSALPKKV from the coding sequence ATGAAACAAGAACTCATAGTAGATTTACAAAGTCGATTTAATGCGATATCTCACAATACCAATGATGAAAATGTTGAGTTTTGGTATGCAAGAGATTTGCAAACAATATTAGGCTATGACAAATGGGAAAATTTTTTTAAAGTCATTGAAAAAGCTAAAATCTCTTGCGAAAATTCTCAAATAGAGGTTACTGACCATTTTCTTGATGTCAGGAAAATGGTAGAAATAGGCTCAAATGCTCAAAGAGAAATAGCAGATGTTGTTTTAACGAGATATGCATGTTATCTTATAGCTCAAAATGGTGATAGTTCAAAAGAACAGATAGCGTTTGCTCAAACCTATTTTGCCTTGCAAACACGAAAACAAGAGTTGATAGAACAACGTATAGAATTGGAAGATAGGCTAAAAGCAAGAAACAAACTCAAAAACAGTGAAACAGAACTCTCCAAAAACATCTATGAACGAGGCGTTGACGATAAGGGGTTTGGTCGCATTCGTTCACAAGGTGATGGTGCTTTATTTGGAGGGTATAATACCAAAGATATGAAAGACAAACTTGGCATTTCAAGTGGTAGAGTTTTGGCTGATTTTTTACCCACCGTAACCATCACAGCAAAAAACCTTGCTACTGAGATAACCAACCATAATGTCAAACAAAACAATCTTTATGGCGAAAATTCTATAACCCATGAGCATGTAACGAATAACAAAAATGTCAGAAAACTATTGGTAGAGAGTGGTATCAAACCTGAAGAACTTCCCCCATCTCAAGACTTGCAAAAGCTTGAGAGAAAAGTAAAATCGGATGAAAAAAAACTTATAAAAAGCAGTGCTTTGCCTAAAAAAGTTTAA
- a CDS encoding VOC family protein, with amino-acid sequence MKPYMSMITLGVSDMAKSIAFYQKGLGFPRREPYEENIAFFTLKGTWLALYEKKALAEDANVTFDESTFKGFTLAHTLGSEAEVDALFKEAIKAGATPTQKPQKVFWGGYSGYFKDPDGHLWEIAHNPFMTIGPEE; translated from the coding sequence ATGAAACCCTACATGAGTATGATTACCTTAGGTGTCAGTGATATGGCAAAGTCTATTGCGTTTTACCAAAAAGGGCTGGGATTTCCTAGGCGAGAGCCTTATGAAGAGAACATTGCTTTCTTTACGCTCAAAGGAACGTGGCTTGCGCTCTATGAGAAAAAAGCACTCGCAGAAGATGCCAATGTCACGTTTGATGAAAGTACCTTTAAAGGATTTACATTAGCGCATACGCTCGGCAGTGAAGCGGAAGTGGATGCCCTCTTTAAAGAAGCCATCAAAGCAGGTGCAACACCTACCCAGAAACCTCAAAAAGTTTTTTGGGGAGGGTACAGTGGCTACTTTAAAGACCCCGACGGTCATTTGTGGGAAATCGCTCACAACCCTTTTATGACGATAGGACCAGAAGAGTAA